A single genomic interval of Bradyrhizobium sp. sBnM-33 harbors:
- a CDS encoding hydrolase, whose translation MRLSRRLILKSAGALPLLAGGLPLLGLQARAQTAPAAVPPILFVHGNGDHAALWITTLWRMESNGVPRERVLAINFTDPLARSDDKVEQPNRSSTEDQRRELGEAVKELQRRTGAARIALVGNSRGGYSIRNYIRNGGGADVSHAVLCGVPNHGIYDWGDGINNEFNGRGPFLRGLNEGDSEATPGTAFLTLRSDGNDKYAQPDGRFVGKPGTPTGVTSDGPALKGATNLVLGALDHREVAFHPRAFREIYKFIAGVEPSRIEIVPEADVKLSGLVTGSPGGVVTNRPVAGAMVEIYRVSAETGERLGGLIHSSQTGADGRWGPAQVEPTWYLEIVLTSAGSTTTHIYRSPFPRSSEIVHLRAARPLGTADAGAGAVVLMSRPRGYFGLPRDVVLIDGKEPKDVKSGVPADSVTTLRLPASEVGRPVVTIFNTERIVARAWPASENRIAVAELTY comes from the coding sequence ATGCGGCTGTCGCGGCGGTTGATCCTCAAGAGTGCCGGAGCGTTGCCCTTGCTGGCGGGCGGTCTTCCGCTCCTCGGTCTGCAGGCGCGGGCGCAGACCGCGCCTGCAGCCGTTCCGCCGATCCTGTTTGTGCATGGCAATGGCGACCATGCGGCGCTCTGGATCACGACGCTGTGGCGAATGGAATCGAATGGCGTGCCGCGCGAGCGAGTGCTGGCGATCAATTTCACCGACCCGCTGGCGCGGAGTGACGACAAAGTGGAGCAACCGAACCGTTCCTCGACCGAAGACCAGCGCCGCGAGCTCGGCGAGGCCGTCAAGGAACTGCAGCGTCGTACCGGCGCCGCGCGCATCGCCCTGGTCGGTAATTCGCGCGGCGGCTATTCGATCCGCAATTACATCAGAAATGGCGGCGGAGCTGATGTGAGCCATGCCGTGCTGTGCGGCGTTCCCAATCACGGCATCTATGATTGGGGTGACGGCATCAATAACGAGTTCAACGGCCGCGGCCCATTTTTGCGTGGCCTGAATGAAGGCGACAGCGAGGCGACGCCGGGCACGGCGTTTCTCACTTTGCGCAGCGACGGCAACGATAAATATGCGCAACCCGACGGACGCTTCGTCGGCAAGCCGGGCACGCCGACCGGCGTGACATCAGATGGTCCTGCGCTGAAGGGCGCGACCAATCTGGTGCTCGGCGCGCTTGATCACCGCGAAGTCGCCTTTCATCCGCGCGCGTTTCGCGAGATCTATAAATTTATCGCTGGCGTAGAGCCGTCACGCATCGAGATCGTGCCGGAAGCTGACGTCAAACTGAGCGGACTTGTGACGGGCTCGCCGGGGGGCGTCGTCACCAACCGCCCTGTGGCTGGCGCAATGGTCGAAATCTATCGCGTCTCTGCCGAGACCGGTGAACGGCTCGGCGGCCTGATCCACTCTTCGCAGACCGGCGCCGATGGCCGCTGGGGTCCGGCGCAGGTCGAGCCGACCTGGTATCTGGAAATCGTGCTGACATCGGCCGGTTCGACCACGACGCACATCTATCGCTCGCCGTTTCCGCGTTCTTCCGAGATTGTGCATCTGCGCGCCGCACGCCCGCTCGGAACGGCCGATGCCGGTGCGGGGGCGGTGGTCCTGATGTCGCGCCCGCGGGGCTATTTCGGCTTGCCACGCGATGTGGTGCTGATCGACGGCAAGGAGCCAAAGGACGTGAAATCAGGCGTGCCAGCCGATTCGGTCACCACCTTGCGGCTTCCGGCGTCGGAGGTCGGCAGGCCCGTCGTGACCATCTTCAACACCGAGCGGATCGTGGCACGGGCTTGGCCGGCCTCCGAGAACCGGATTGCGGTTGCCGAATTGACTTATTAG
- a CDS encoding cytochrome P450, whose translation MSIAETYDMTVARAPLVPPSPPRAPDDMTVFGRMKAIRESPIGSWGQRAYEEDIVQGRFFGRSTFILNAPDAIKHVLVDNYENYTRTPAGIRVLRPILGEGLLIAEGRAWKHQRRTLAPAFTPRAVMPLVPHMLAAIDETVAKLRAASNGHVDLREAMQRMALEIAGRTMFSFGMDRHGAALRDFVMEYGERLARPHFLDLLLPLSWPSPQDIARSRFRKRWTAFVGMLMAERRAAGKQQGGPACDLFDLMGDARDPETGEAFTDEQLGDQVATMILAGHDTTATALFWALYLLALDPATQEQVASEVQGATINDAFDIERLKFTRAVIDETMRLYPPAFLIARAAIGPDKIAGLPVKKKDIVLIAPWLLHRHEKLWRDPSAFIPSRFMTGTPPDRFAYLPFGVGARVCIGAHFALVEATLALAKMIGAFRVTLFDKEPVMPIGVVTTQPDRSPIFVITPR comes from the coding sequence ATGAGCATAGCCGAGACCTACGACATGACGGTTGCGCGAGCTCCATTGGTGCCGCCGAGCCCGCCGCGGGCGCCCGACGACATGACCGTGTTCGGGCGGATGAAGGCGATCCGCGAAAGCCCGATCGGTAGCTGGGGCCAGCGGGCCTATGAGGAAGATATCGTCCAGGGCCGGTTCTTCGGACGCAGCACGTTCATTCTCAACGCGCCGGATGCGATCAAGCATGTGCTGGTCGACAATTACGAGAATTATACGCGCACGCCAGCCGGCATCCGGGTGCTGCGTCCAATCCTCGGCGAAGGCCTGCTGATTGCCGAAGGACGCGCGTGGAAGCATCAGCGCCGCACGCTGGCGCCGGCGTTCACGCCGCGCGCGGTAATGCCGCTCGTTCCGCACATGCTGGCGGCGATCGACGAAACGGTCGCCAAGCTCAGAGCCGCCAGCAATGGGCACGTCGACCTGCGTGAGGCGATGCAACGGATGGCGCTCGAGATCGCCGGACGCACCATGTTCTCGTTCGGGATGGATCGCCATGGCGCCGCCTTGCGCGATTTCGTGATGGAATATGGCGAGCGGCTGGCGCGCCCGCATTTCCTCGATCTGCTGCTGCCGTTGAGCTGGCCAAGCCCGCAGGACATTGCACGCAGCCGCTTCCGCAAGCGATGGACCGCGTTTGTCGGCATGCTGATGGCCGAACGCCGCGCCGCCGGCAAGCAACAGGGCGGGCCGGCGTGCGACCTGTTCGACCTGATGGGCGACGCGCGCGATCCGGAAACCGGCGAGGCCTTCACCGACGAACAACTCGGCGATCAGGTCGCGACCATGATTCTCGCCGGCCATGATACGACGGCGACCGCATTGTTCTGGGCGCTCTATCTCCTGGCGCTCGATCCTGCCACGCAGGAGCAGGTGGCGAGCGAAGTGCAGGGCGCGACGATCAATGACGCGTTCGATATCGAGCGGCTGAAATTTACCCGCGCGGTGATCGATGAGACCATGCGGCTCTATCCGCCGGCGTTCCTGATCGCACGCGCGGCGATTGGGCCGGATAAGATCGCCGGCCTGCCGGTCAAGAAGAAGGACATTGTCCTGATCGCGCCGTGGCTGTTGCATCGGCACGAGAAACTCTGGCGCGATCCGAGCGCGTTCATCCCGTCCCGCTTCATGACGGGAACGCCGCCCGATCGTTTCGCCTATCTGCCGTTCGGCGTCGGCGCCCGCGTTTGCATCGGCGCGCATTTTGCGCTGGTTGAAGCCACGCTGGCGCTGGCGAAGATGATCGGCGCGTTTCGCGTCACGCTGTTCGACAAGGAGCCGGTGATGCCGATCGGCGTGGTGACGACGCAGCCCGACCGTTCGCCGATATTTGTCATCACGCCCCGGTAG
- a CDS encoding adenylate/guanylate cyclase domain-containing protein, producing the protein MSDTQAQFAVLKQTADPAVVDAISQLIAKGEDRELNRINLLDFAARYGLDEEKVISAFLHSARLGLFDLTWNVLCPGCGGVLGAHNTLKSLRHDDYNCALCAQGYEASVDDRVEVAFTVSPRVRRIAAHDPNTLPIWEYNRQMFWSSGMDLSEESIKRLIDEVSLEAIELPAGEKAVLSLQLPNQFVIVFEPVTHSAHFFDVQGEPTRERQQFSIVFNKLQAPTGSTVMRPGPLRLSLENQTDHRVLPAVWVANDTLHELLGKRKPILTAKRMLSNQTFRDVFKADNLNVDQRLKITSLTFLFTDLKGSTALYERVGDLAAFDLVRAHFHALLEIIASEKGAVVKTIGDAVMATFIRPEHAIVAGLRMRAAMATLNAERGREDLIVKIGIHEGPCLAVMLNERQDYFGQTVNIASRVQSLSTSREIHITGPVIESPAVATILAKEAIRPIQKEAALRGIADKMVVYEIP; encoded by the coding sequence ATGAGCGATACCCAGGCCCAGTTCGCAGTCTTGAAGCAGACCGCCGATCCGGCGGTGGTCGACGCCATCTCGCAACTGATCGCCAAGGGCGAGGACCGCGAGCTCAACCGGATCAACCTGTTGGATTTTGCCGCGCGCTACGGGCTCGACGAGGAAAAGGTCATCTCGGCCTTCCTGCATTCGGCGCGGCTCGGGCTGTTCGATCTCACCTGGAATGTGCTGTGCCCCGGCTGCGGTGGCGTGCTCGGTGCGCACAATACCCTGAAATCCCTCCGCCACGACGATTATAATTGCGCGCTGTGCGCCCAGGGTTACGAAGCATCAGTCGACGACCGCGTCGAGGTCGCTTTCACGGTCAGCCCGCGCGTCAGGCGCATTGCCGCACACGATCCCAACACGCTGCCGATCTGGGAATATAACCGCCAGATGTTCTGGAGCTCGGGGATGGACCTGAGCGAGGAATCGATCAAGCGACTGATCGACGAGGTTTCGCTCGAAGCGATCGAACTGCCGGCGGGCGAAAAGGCGGTGCTGTCGCTGCAATTGCCCAACCAATTCGTGATCGTGTTCGAGCCGGTAACGCATTCGGCGCATTTCTTCGATGTACAGGGCGAGCCGACCCGCGAGCGGCAACAGTTTTCGATCGTCTTCAACAAGCTGCAGGCGCCCACGGGCTCGACGGTGATGCGGCCGGGACCGCTACGGCTGTCGCTCGAAAACCAGACCGACCACCGAGTGCTGCCCGCGGTCTGGGTCGCCAACGACACGCTCCATGAGCTGCTCGGCAAGCGCAAGCCGATCCTGACCGCCAAGCGGATGCTGTCCAACCAGACTTTTCGCGACGTCTTCAAGGCGGATAATCTCAACGTCGATCAGCGCCTCAAGATCACCTCGCTGACCTTCCTGTTCACGGACCTCAAGGGCTCCACCGCGCTCTATGAGCGGGTCGGCGATCTCGCCGCCTTCGACCTGGTGCGGGCGCATTTCCACGCGCTGCTCGAAATCATCGCTTCAGAAAAGGGCGCGGTCGTGAAGACGATCGGCGATGCGGTGATGGCGACCTTCATCAGGCCGGAACATGCGATCGTCGCGGGCCTGCGCATGCGGGCGGCAATGGCGACGCTGAATGCCGAGCGCGGCCGGGAGGACCTGATCGTCAAGATCGGCATTCACGAAGGCCCCTGCCTGGCGGTGATGCTGAACGAACGGCAGGATTATTTCGGCCAGACCGTCAACATCGCTTCACGGGTGCAAAGCCTGTCGACCTCGCGGGAGATCCACATCACCGGGCCTGTGATCGAATCGCCCGCTGTGGCCACGATCCTGGCGAAGGAGGCGATCCGGCCGATCCAGAAGGAAGCGGCACTGCGCGGCATCGCCGACAAGATGGTGGTGTACGAGATACCCTAA
- a CDS encoding TerB family tellurite resistance protein yields the protein MLDGLRQFIADIVAPSADSDLAFDDTGYLLAATALLVHVVSLDGEPSAIEKRKLHSLIESRFKLDPGTADHLIASATRAEGEAVDLYRFTSVIMRSVNEEGRLRIIEMMWELVYADGEVSEFEDNVVWRAADLLGISSRDRIDLKHRVAERQPASSAGAPNAEDAAM from the coding sequence ATGCTCGACGGACTGCGCCAATTCATTGCCGACATCGTTGCACCCAGCGCGGATTCAGATCTCGCGTTCGATGATACCGGCTATCTTCTCGCGGCGACTGCACTACTGGTTCACGTCGTCTCGCTCGACGGCGAGCCGAGCGCGATCGAGAAACGCAAATTGCACAGTTTGATCGAGAGCCGCTTCAAGCTCGATCCCGGGACGGCGGATCATTTGATCGCGTCGGCGACGCGGGCCGAAGGCGAGGCGGTCGATCTCTATCGTTTCACCAGCGTCATCATGCGTTCGGTGAACGAGGAGGGCCGGCTTCGCATCATCGAGATGATGTGGGAACTGGTATACGCGGATGGCGAGGTCAGCGAGTTCGAGGATAACGTCGTCTGGCGCGCGGCCGACCTGCTTGGCATTTCCTCGCGCGACCGGATCGACCTCAAGCATCGGGTGGCTGAGCGGCAGCCGGCCTCGTCCGCAGGTGCGCCGAACGCCGAAGACGCAGCAATGTGA
- a CDS encoding SDR family NAD(P)-dependent oxidoreductase, whose product MTERVTLITGASAGIGTELARVFASKGHRVALVARRADRLEALAAEIKAAGGAAPIVIPCDLAQPDCGDRIAEALTTSGVEVEYLVNNAGFGVFGRAIQRDRSNQLEIIAVNIRALTDLSLRFSDHLIRNRGGLLNVGSIAGFLPGPGMAVYYASKAYVLSFTEAMRAELAPHGVRVTVLCPGPVPTEFQARAGFNPGYDSAVLNVSPADVAQQAYSGLMANKRAVLPGLGIKIVPFMLRLFPRSFILGAIGRFQLRQR is encoded by the coding sequence GTGACCGAGCGTGTGACGCTGATTACCGGTGCATCGGCGGGCATAGGCACCGAGCTAGCACGCGTTTTTGCATCGAAGGGCCATCGCGTAGCGCTGGTGGCGCGGCGCGCTGATCGCCTGGAAGCGTTGGCGGCGGAAATCAAGGCGGCCGGCGGCGCGGCACCGATCGTCATTCCCTGCGACCTCGCGCAGCCCGATTGCGGCGACAGGATTGCCGAGGCCTTGACCACTTCCGGCGTAGAGGTCGAATATCTCGTCAACAACGCTGGATTTGGCGTGTTCGGCAGAGCGATCCAGCGCGATCGCTCCAACCAGCTCGAGATTATCGCCGTCAACATCCGCGCGCTGACCGACCTGTCGCTGCGGTTTTCCGATCACCTGATCCGCAATCGCGGCGGGCTTCTCAACGTCGGCTCGATCGCGGGTTTCCTGCCGGGGCCGGGAATGGCGGTCTATTACGCGTCCAAGGCCTATGTGCTGTCGTTCACCGAGGCCATGCGCGCAGAACTGGCGCCACATGGCGTGCGGGTGACGGTGTTGTGTCCGGGGCCCGTGCCCACGGAATTTCAGGCGCGCGCCGGATTTAATCCCGGTTATGATTCGGCGGTCCTCAACGTCTCACCGGCCGATGTCGCTCAGCAGGCCTATAGCGGATTGATGGCCAACAAACGGGCAGTGTTGCCGGGTCTCGGCATCAAGATTGTGCCATTCATGCTCCGGCTGTTTCCGCGCTCCTTTATCCTCGGGGCGATCGGTCGCTTCCAGCTCCGCCAGCGCTGA
- a CDS encoding glutamine amidotransferase gives MSFRSSKNGDNIVPFPGRKALFAPDAASLPPVLIVLHQESSTPGRVGNALRALGYPLDVRRPRSGDPLPETLDQHAGAVIFGGPMSANDSDDYIRREIDWIEVPLRERRPFLGICLGAQMLAKQLGAQVAPHHEGRVEVGYYPIRPTAAGHALCSDWPERVYHWHGEGFQLPDGAELLAEGDDFPVQAFRHGHAFGFQFHPDVTYAMMHRWTTRGCVRMDSPGAQPRHLHFEGRAVHDLVERAWLKNFIAGWIARAPHAVLLEAAE, from the coding sequence ATGTCGTTCCGGTCGAGCAAAAATGGTGACAACATCGTGCCCTTTCCGGGCCGAAAGGCGCTGTTTGCGCCTGACGCCGCATCCCTGCCACCCGTTCTGATCGTCCTTCACCAGGAAAGCTCGACACCCGGCCGGGTCGGCAACGCGCTGCGTGCGCTCGGCTATCCCCTCGATGTCAGGCGTCCGCGGTCGGGCGACCCCTTGCCGGAAACGCTGGACCAGCATGCCGGCGCGGTCATCTTCGGCGGCCCGATGAGCGCCAACGACTCCGACGACTATATCCGCCGCGAGATTGACTGGATCGAAGTTCCCCTGCGCGAGCGGCGGCCGTTTCTCGGCATCTGCCTGGGCGCCCAGATGCTTGCCAAACAATTGGGCGCGCAGGTCGCACCGCATCATGAAGGCCGGGTCGAGGTCGGTTACTATCCGATCCGCCCAACCGCTGCCGGTCATGCGCTCTGTTCGGACTGGCCGGAGCGCGTCTATCATTGGCACGGCGAAGGATTTCAACTGCCGGATGGCGCCGAACTGCTTGCCGAAGGCGATGACTTTCCGGTGCAGGCGTTTCGGCACGGTCACGCGTTCGGTTTCCAGTTTCATCCCGACGTCACCTACGCCATGATGCATCGCTGGACCACGCGCGGGTGCGTGCGGATGGATTCGCCGGGCGCGCAGCCGCGTCACCTTCACTTCGAAGGCCGCGCCGTGCACGACCTCGTCGAACGGGCGTGGCTGAAGAACTTCATTGCGGGCTGGATCGCGCGGGCGCCGCACGCGGTTCTGCTGGAAGCAGCCGAATAG
- a CDS encoding enoyl-CoA hydratase, protein MTYQHILYEVSDKIATITLNRPDRMNAWTATMERDVRHAMEAASADDDVRVIVLTGAGRAFCAGADMEALQAINPSEIRRGENIPPFDMNRRADWQTRYAYYPAIPKPVIGMLNGATAGIGLVHALYCDLRFAADNTVFTTSFARRGLIAEHGISWMLPRIVGHANALDLLMSARRVSSEEALRIGLVNRIYPPDQLREQTYAYARDLADFVSPSAVSVIKRQLYDVPFQTLAEATIDANREMQIALKGSDFREGVASFVEKRPPRFTGK, encoded by the coding sequence GTGACCTACCAGCATATTCTCTACGAGGTGAGCGACAAGATCGCGACCATCACGCTCAACCGCCCCGACCGCATGAACGCGTGGACCGCGACCATGGAGCGCGATGTGCGTCACGCGATGGAGGCCGCCAGCGCCGACGACGATGTCCGCGTCATCGTGCTCACCGGCGCCGGCCGCGCCTTCTGCGCAGGTGCCGACATGGAGGCGTTGCAGGCCATCAATCCCAGCGAGATCCGGCGCGGCGAGAACATCCCGCCCTTCGACATGAACCGCCGGGCAGACTGGCAGACGCGCTACGCCTATTATCCGGCGATCCCGAAACCCGTGATCGGCATGCTGAACGGCGCCACCGCCGGCATCGGCCTGGTCCACGCGCTGTATTGCGACCTGCGCTTTGCGGCCGACAATACCGTCTTCACCACGTCGTTTGCACGCCGCGGGCTGATCGCCGAGCACGGCATTAGCTGGATGCTGCCGCGCATCGTCGGCCACGCCAATGCGCTGGATTTGCTGATGTCGGCGCGGCGGGTCTCAAGCGAGGAAGCGCTGCGGATCGGGCTGGTCAACCGGATCTATCCGCCGGATCAGTTGCGCGAGCAGACCTATGCCTATGCGCGCGATCTCGCCGATTTCGTCTCGCCCAGCGCGGTTTCGGTAATCAAGCGCCAGCTCTATGACGTGCCGTTCCAGACGCTCGCGGAAGCCACCATCGACGCCAACCGCGAAATGCAGATCGCGCTGAAGGGGAGCGATTTCCGGGAGGGCGTGGCGAGTTTTGTGGAGAAGCGGCCGCCGCGGTTTACGGGGAAGTGA
- a CDS encoding YggT family protein, with protein sequence MRAILDIIIIVLDLYVWLLIAAAILSWLIAFNVVNTRNGFVATAAEFLYRITEPALAPIRRFMPNLGGLDISPIILILIIMLIQRVILYYIYPNVI encoded by the coding sequence ATGCGCGCTATCCTCGACATCATCATCATTGTCCTTGACCTATACGTCTGGCTTTTGATCGCCGCGGCCATCCTGTCCTGGCTGATCGCCTTCAATGTCGTGAACACGCGCAACGGGTTCGTCGCGACGGCGGCGGAATTCCTGTACCGGATCACCGAGCCGGCGCTGGCGCCGATCCGCCGGTTCATGCCCAACCTGGGTGGCCTCGACATCTCGCCGATCATCCTGATCCTGATCATTATGCTCATCCAGCGGGTAATCCTCTACTACATCTATCCAAACGTCATCTGA
- a CDS encoding DUF167 domain-containing protein, producing MDPWRYSTEGISVALRVTPRGGRDDIDGVETLANGRSVVKVRVRAIADGGEANRAVTELLAKVLGVPKARVKILSGMTSRIKQVAVDGDPKILGETLRKVAADKA from the coding sequence ATGGATCCTTGGCGTTACTCCACCGAGGGCATCAGTGTCGCACTGCGAGTGACGCCACGTGGAGGGCGCGATGACATCGACGGCGTTGAAACGCTCGCCAACGGCCGTTCCGTGGTGAAGGTTCGCGTCCGCGCCATCGCTGATGGCGGCGAGGCCAACCGTGCGGTCACGGAACTGCTGGCGAAGGTGCTCGGTGTTCCGAAGGCGAGGGTGAAAATCCTGTCTGGCATGACCTCGCGCATCAAGCAGGTCGCCGTTGACGGCGATCCCAAAATTCTCGGCGAAACGCTGCGAAAGGTAGCCGCCGACAAAGCATGA
- the folD gene encoding bifunctional methylenetetrahydrofolate dehydrogenase/methenyltetrahydrofolate cyclohydrolase FolD translates to MTARIIDGKVIAAELRVRVAEEVARVKREHQVTPGLAVVLVGNDPASEVYVRSKHSQTQAAGMASFEHKLPADVAQDDLLALIAKLNRDPAVHGILVQLPLPKSLHAETIINAIDPAKDVDGLHPNNAGRLAGGFAALSPCTPLGCIILTKSVHASLEGMNAIVIGRSNLVGRPLVQLLLNENATVTIAHSRSKELPQLCARADLVYAAVGKPEMVRAGWIKPGATVIDVGINRLPLADGKTRLVGDVAFKEVAEVAGAITPVPGGVGQMTVACLLVNTLRAACAIHGLPKPAV, encoded by the coding sequence ATGACGGCACGCATTATCGACGGAAAGGTCATTGCGGCGGAGCTTCGCGTCCGTGTCGCCGAAGAGGTCGCGCGGGTCAAACGCGAGCATCAGGTCACACCGGGTCTCGCGGTGGTACTGGTCGGCAACGACCCCGCCAGCGAGGTCTATGTCCGCAGCAAGCACAGCCAGACCCAGGCCGCCGGCATGGCCTCGTTCGAGCACAAGCTGCCCGCCGACGTCGCTCAGGACGATCTCTTGGCGCTGATCGCAAAGCTCAACCGCGATCCTGCCGTGCACGGCATTCTCGTGCAATTGCCGCTGCCGAAATCGCTTCACGCCGAAACCATCATCAACGCGATTGATCCCGCCAAGGATGTCGACGGGTTGCATCCTAACAATGCCGGCCGGCTGGCCGGCGGCTTTGCCGCGCTGTCGCCGTGTACGCCACTCGGTTGCATCATCCTGACCAAGAGCGTGCATGCCTCGCTGGAAGGCATGAACGCGATCGTCATCGGCCGCTCCAATCTGGTTGGCCGGCCGCTGGTGCAATTGCTGCTGAATGAAAATGCGACGGTGACGATCGCGCATTCGCGCTCAAAGGAGCTGCCGCAGCTCTGCGCGCGCGCCGATCTGGTCTATGCCGCGGTCGGCAAACCCGAAATGGTGCGCGCCGGCTGGATCAAACCGGGCGCTACCGTGATCGATGTCGGTATCAACCGCCTGCCTTTGGCCGACGGCAAGACGCGGCTGGTCGGCGATGTCGCCTTCAAGGAAGTCGCCGAGGTCGCCGGTGCAATTACGCCGGTGCCGGGCGGCGTCGGCCAGATGACGGTGGCGTGCCTGCTGGTGAATACGCTACGCGCGGCCTGTGCGATTCACGGCCTGCCTAAGCCGGCGGTGTGA
- the ppa gene encoding inorganic diphosphatase — MRIDAISIGVNPPHDVNVIIEVPVGGEPIKYEMDKEAGTLVVDRFLYTAMRYPGNYGFIPHTLSGDGDPCDVLIANTRAIVPGAVMSVRPVGVLLMEDEAGGDEKIIAVPSSKLTQRYDKVRNYNDLPDITLQQIQHFFEHYKDLEKGKWVKVLRWLGAEDAHRLILEGIERANKK, encoded by the coding sequence ATGCGTATTGACGCCATCTCGATCGGAGTAAATCCGCCACACGACGTCAACGTCATCATCGAGGTGCCGGTTGGCGGCGAGCCGATCAAATATGAGATGGACAAGGAAGCCGGCACGCTGGTGGTCGATCGCTTCCTCTATACAGCGATGCGCTATCCCGGCAATTACGGCTTCATCCCGCACACGCTGTCCGGCGACGGCGATCCCTGCGACGTGCTGATTGCCAATACCCGCGCGATCGTGCCGGGCGCCGTGATGAGCGTGCGGCCGGTCGGCGTCTTGCTGATGGAAGACGAGGCCGGCGGCGACGAGAAGATCATCGCCGTGCCATCCTCAAAACTGACCCAGCGCTACGACAAGGTCCGGAACTACAACGACCTGCCCGACATCACGCTGCAGCAGATCCAGCACTTCTTCGAGCACTACAAGGATCTCGAGAAAGGCAAATGGGTGAAGGTGCTGCGCTGGTTGGGCGCTGAGGACGCCCACCGCCTGATCCTGGAAGGCATCGAGCGCGCCAATAAGAAGTAG
- a CDS encoding GNAT family N-acetyltransferase, producing the protein MSTTLIEVRPAKAADAAAVASTHDEAWRSAYQGIIPGAELEKLINRRGPQWWDSAIRKGSRVSVLVFGDKIAGYANYGRNRARSLHFEGEIYELYLRPEFQGLGFGRRLFTAARRDLMQSGLKSMVIWALSDNDPATEFYRALGGRMVARSSEKFGAKSLDKVAFAWTN; encoded by the coding sequence ATGAGCACAACCCTGATCGAGGTTCGACCGGCCAAGGCTGCAGACGCAGCCGCGGTGGCCTCTACCCATGATGAAGCCTGGCGCTCCGCCTATCAGGGCATCATTCCCGGCGCCGAGCTCGAAAAGCTTATTAACCGTCGCGGCCCGCAATGGTGGGACAGCGCGATCCGCAAGGGCAGCCGCGTCAGCGTGCTGGTGTTTGGCGACAAGATCGCGGGCTACGCCAATTACGGCCGCAACCGCGCCCGCAGCCTGCATTTCGAAGGCGAGATTTACGAGCTCTACCTGCGGCCGGAATTCCAGGGTCTCGGCTTCGGCCGCCGCCTGTTCACCGCCGCCCGGCGCGATCTGATGCAGAGCGGGCTGAAGAGCATGGTGATCTGGGCGCTGTCCGACAACGATCCGGCGACGGAATTCTACCGCGCGCTCGGCGGTCGCATGGTGGCGCGCTCCTCGGAGAAGTTCGGGGCCAAATCGCTCGATAAAGTCGCTTTCGCCTGGACCAACTGA